ATGATGACCCTACGGGTTCTCAAACAGTCCACAGTTGTTTGTTACTCATGCGTTGGGATGTAGACACCTTATGCTTGGGGTTGCAAGATGATTCACCAATTTTCTTTGTGCTGACAAATACAAGGTCTCTTCCCCCAGAAAAAGCAGCATCTATTACCAGAGAAGTCTGTCATAACCTGAAACAGGCGATATCTAGAGTAGAGGGAGATGAGGGAGTAAAATCAGCCTCATCTTCCTCAGATCTACTACAAGCAGGTAAAAACGGGGGGTTTCTGATTGTCAGTCGTTCTGATTCGACTTTACGGGGACATTATCCAATTGAAACCGATGTCATTGCCGAAGAACTCGGTCCATTTGATGCTCATTTTCTTGTCCCAGCGTTTTTTGAAGGCGGACGTATTACCCGCGACAGTGTCCATTATTTGATGATGGACGGTGTACCCACTCCCGTGCATCAAACCGAGTTTGCCCGTGATTCGGTCTTTGGCTATCATCACAGCTACTTACCCAGGTATGTAGAAGAAAAAACTCAAGGGCGTATCAGTGCTGAGTCGGTAGAAAGATTTTTATTGGCGGATATTCGCGCTGGGAGTCTGGAACGTCTGATAAAACTTAGTAGAAACCAGTGCGCTGTCGTGGATGGTGAAACTCAAGCGGATCTTAACCACTTTGCACAAGACGTGCTTGCAGCAGCAAGTCAAGGGAAACGCTTCTTGTTTCGTAGTGCTGCCAGTATCTTAACGGCTTTAGCAGGGTTACCTCCCCAACCCATTGCCCCAGAAAACATGGCACAGTATGTGCGAGGAGGTAAACCAGGTGCAGTGATTGTTGGTTCCCATGTGAAAAAGACAACTCAGCAGTTAGAAGTGCTGTTGCAACAAGAGGGAACACAGGGAGTTGAAGTGGATGTATCACGTTTAGTTGATGATGTAGGCAATGAATCTGCTACACTGCTAACCGAGGTTCTACAGGATGTCCAAGCGGCACATGATGCTCTTAAAACACCTGTCGTTTACACCAGCCGAAAGGAACTCACTTTTAACGATGTCAAGACAAGATTGCAGTTTGGGGCAAAGGTATCAGGCTTATTAATGGATATCGTGCGGAGTTTACCCTCTGATATAGGATTCTTAATCAGTAAGGGTGGCATTACTTCAAACGATGTCTTGAGTAACGGTTTAGCTTTACCTTATGCGCGTTTACTTGGTCAAATTTTAGCTGGTTGTTCAATGGTGACAACTTCATCAGACCATCCCCTGTTTCCTAATTTACCAGTGGTGCTATTTCCAGGAAATGTGGGTGATGCTGATGCCTTGGCAATAACTTATAAAAGATTAAGTAGAAATACAGGGTAAGGATTCTTAATCTTTAAGAACGCTGTTGCAAATTGCAACTAATCTACTATAGATGATTGCTGGATTGCGTATTTTGGCAAGTGTTATATGACTTCTGATTCTACTATCCCTGATTTAGAGTCAAAAAAAGCCTTTTCTGATGTGGAGGAAATCTCTGCCCTTTCTGATATAGAGTCAATTTCAGAAGCAGAGTCAAATCCTATCCTCTCTGAAGCAGAGGTAAATTCTTTCCTGCTTTACTTACAGTCAAATTCATCCCGTCCCGATGCCGAATTAGATTCATCCCATCCGGATATCGAGTCACACCCTGTAGTTGCCGATATAGAGTCAAATCGTCTCCTTCCTGATATAGAGTCAAATCTAGCCCTTTTGGATGTAGAATTCACGGAATCGCCGTCAATAGAAAGTACGGTAAATCATAATATCCAAGTCCAAATTAAAAGTCAGGAAGGAAAACTTTTGTTGATTTTGCCAACCGAATCCGAAGTGCCAGCTTCGGAACTCAGTTGGACTGATATTTGGCATCAGATGAAGCTGCGGCTTTTAGCGTGCGATCGCTCTTTTTCACCCAATACACCCGTGCATCTGGTGGCGAAAGACCGCTTGTTGGATGGCAGACAGCTTCAAGAACTCGCCGAAACTTTGAATCAATTTCAAATTCACCTAAAATCGGTTTCTACCAGTCGTCGCCAAACTGCCATTGCCGCCGTTACATCTGGCTATTCCGTAGAACAACTACAGCAACAAACAACGCTTCGCACTGAGTCAAAACCTGATAAACCCCCCCTTGTAGAACCTCTCTATCTAGACAAGACGCTGCGTTCTGGAGAGGAAATTCGCCACCCTGGTCATGTTATTCTCTTAGGGGATTTAAATCCTGGTGGTATCGTAGTTGCAGATGGAGATATTCTAGTTTGGGGTCGTCTACGTGGAATTGCTCATGCAGGTGCCCTTGGAAATCGTGATTGTCTGATTATGGCTTTGCAAATGGAACCAACCCAATTACGAATTGCAGATGCTGTAGCTAGGGCACCGGAGAAGTCCCCGATGCAGTTCTACCCTGAGGTGGCATATGTTGCGCCGCAAGGAATTCGCATCACTAGGGTGAGTGATTTCTCCAAAATCCTATTAAGCAGGATGAAACAACAAACATAAAACTTTTTTATTGTTGTATATTTTTTAATCACTAAT
The sequence above is a segment of the Mastigocladopsis repens PCC 10914 genome. Coding sequences within it:
- a CDS encoding four-carbon acid sugar kinase family protein: MTNKPKIIVLDDDPTGSQTVHSCLLLMRWDVDTLCLGLQDDSPIFFVLTNTRSLPPEKAASITREVCHNLKQAISRVEGDEGVKSASSSSDLLQAGKNGGFLIVSRSDSTLRGHYPIETDVIAEELGPFDAHFLVPAFFEGGRITRDSVHYLMMDGVPTPVHQTEFARDSVFGYHHSYLPRYVEEKTQGRISAESVERFLLADIRAGSLERLIKLSRNQCAVVDGETQADLNHFAQDVLAAASQGKRFLFRSAASILTALAGLPPQPIAPENMAQYVRGGKPGAVIVGSHVKKTTQQLEVLLQQEGTQGVEVDVSRLVDDVGNESATLLTEVLQDVQAAHDALKTPVVYTSRKELTFNDVKTRLQFGAKVSGLLMDIVRSLPSDIGFLISKGGITSNDVLSNGLALPYARLLGQILAGCSMVTTSSDHPLFPNLPVVLFPGNVGDADALAITYKRLSRNTG
- the minC gene encoding septum site-determining protein MinC; the encoded protein is MTSDSTIPDLESKKAFSDVEEISALSDIESISEAESNPILSEAEVNSFLLYLQSNSSRPDAELDSSHPDIESHPVVADIESNRLLPDIESNLALLDVEFTESPSIESTVNHNIQVQIKSQEGKLLLILPTESEVPASELSWTDIWHQMKLRLLACDRSFSPNTPVHLVAKDRLLDGRQLQELAETLNQFQIHLKSVSTSRRQTAIAAVTSGYSVEQLQQQTTLRTESKPDKPPLVEPLYLDKTLRSGEEIRHPGHVILLGDLNPGGIVVADGDILVWGRLRGIAHAGALGNRDCLIMALQMEPTQLRIADAVARAPEKSPMQFYPEVAYVAPQGIRITRVSDFSKILLSRMKQQT